Proteins found in one Pseudomonas mosselii genomic segment:
- a CDS encoding alpha-keto acid decarboxylase family protein codes for MSAFTVADYLLTRLKELGLDKVFQVPGDYCSKFMSALDAFEGIEAVGEIYEMGAAYSADGYARVHGLGAVSLQYGVGTFSAVNAIAGAYVERNPVVVISASPSTSDRLKANAQNVLFHHSIGNFEADRNVLEQVTVACEILSDPHRAPWQIDNALIAALTHRQPIYLEAYQDIWGAEVSRPHGQLTPAPRPSNPQALQSLVEASVQRLAKARQPLVLLGVEIIRYGLQDAVQRLIDSCGLPFSTTLDAKTALDESQAPFIGTYAGPASRPETSARVDACDCILAIGVIFTDDYLDLLKARYGQIVQVNCELARAGADYYPNVRLPDYVDALLKALEVDAQFPRPSAALAASRPLLGSGAVPCALSYASFFDSLVNFAQEHRLWQTSTLILGESSSLYVASNINGMPRGSFISDAIWGSLGHETGCALGVALGSGRRPVVVAGDGGFMMVSQSLAALARNKVNALVFVMSNQVYAIEQAFVDPDAFTPEGEFAPFDTLPALDYTALASGYGALGYRVETVDQLERLLAQVLMVEDRPVLVEVKIAEKDFAEQIKRLAGVS; via the coding sequence ATGAGCGCCTTCACCGTTGCCGATTACCTGCTGACCCGCCTCAAGGAACTGGGCCTGGACAAGGTGTTCCAGGTTCCGGGGGACTACTGCTCGAAGTTCATGAGCGCGCTGGATGCCTTCGAGGGCATCGAAGCCGTGGGCGAGATCTACGAGATGGGCGCCGCCTACAGCGCCGACGGCTACGCCCGGGTGCACGGCCTGGGCGCGGTGTCGCTGCAGTACGGCGTGGGCACCTTCAGCGCGGTGAACGCCATCGCCGGCGCTTATGTGGAGCGCAACCCGGTGGTGGTGATTTCCGCCAGCCCCTCGACCAGCGACCGCCTCAAGGCCAATGCCCAGAACGTGCTGTTCCACCACTCCATCGGCAACTTCGAGGCCGACCGCAACGTGCTGGAGCAAGTGACCGTGGCCTGCGAGATCCTGTCCGACCCGCACCGCGCGCCGTGGCAGATCGACAACGCGCTGATCGCCGCCCTCACCCACCGCCAGCCCATCTACCTGGAGGCCTACCAGGACATCTGGGGCGCCGAGGTCAGCCGCCCCCATGGCCAGCTGACCCCGGCCCCGCGCCCGTCCAATCCCCAGGCCCTGCAAAGCCTGGTCGAAGCCAGCGTGCAACGCCTGGCGAAGGCGCGCCAGCCCCTGGTGCTGCTGGGCGTGGAGATCATCCGCTACGGCCTGCAGGACGCCGTGCAGCGCCTGATCGACAGTTGCGGCCTGCCCTTTTCCACCACCCTCGACGCCAAGACCGCGCTCGACGAGAGCCAGGCGCCGTTCATCGGCACCTACGCCGGCCCCGCCTCGCGCCCGGAAACCTCGGCCCGGGTGGATGCCTGCGACTGCATCCTGGCCATCGGCGTGATCTTCACCGACGACTACCTGGACCTGCTCAAGGCCCGCTACGGCCAGATCGTCCAGGTGAACTGCGAACTGGCCCGCGCCGGCGCCGACTACTACCCCAACGTGCGTCTGCCCGACTACGTCGATGCCCTGCTCAAGGCCCTGGAGGTGGACGCCCAGTTCCCGCGCCCGAGCGCGGCACTGGCCGCCTCGCGCCCACTGCTGGGCAGCGGCGCGGTGCCCTGCGCGCTGAGCTACGCAAGCTTCTTCGACAGCCTGGTGAACTTCGCCCAGGAGCACCGCCTGTGGCAGACCAGCACGCTGATCCTCGGCGAGAGCTCGTCGCTGTATGTGGCCAGCAACATCAACGGCATGCCCCGTGGCAGCTTCATCTCCGACGCCATCTGGGGCTCGCTCGGCCACGAGACCGGTTGCGCCCTGGGCGTGGCGCTGGGCAGCGGCCGGCGCCCGGTGGTGGTGGCCGGCGACGGCGGGTTCATGATGGTCAGCCAGTCACTGGCGGCGTTGGCGCGCAACAAGGTCAATGCCTTGGTGTTCGTGATGAGCAACCAGGTGTATGCGATCGAGCAAGCCTTCGTCGACCCTGACGCGTTCACGCCCGAAGGTGAGTTTGCGCCGTTCGATACCCTGCCCGCGCTGGACTATACGGCGCTGGCGAGCGGGTATGGCGCACTGGGGTATCGGGTGGAGACGGTGGACCAGTTGGAACGGTTGCTGGCGCAGGTGCTGATGGTGGAGGATCGGCCGGTGCTGGTGGAGGTGAAGATTGCCGAGAAGGACTTTGCCGAGCAGATCAAACGGTTGGCCGGGGTGAGTTAA
- a CDS encoding DUF3077 domain-containing protein gives MDKDEHAKGTTDLKIVSLVGRTKQFSVRDWVQAIPGLPTEDVLQETTIILGCITSLTYQALSQPKEAQTLMRATYYLSGMAKAMIDGQLPAKCEQGDS, from the coding sequence ATGGACAAGGACGAACACGCAAAGGGCACCACAGACTTGAAGATCGTCAGCCTGGTCGGCCGCACCAAGCAGTTCTCGGTGCGCGACTGGGTGCAGGCGATCCCGGGGTTGCCGACCGAGGACGTGCTGCAGGAAACAACAATCATCCTGGGCTGTATCACATCGCTGACGTACCAGGCGTTGAGCCAGCCGAAAGAGGCACAGACGCTGATGCGGGCGACGTACTACCTCAGTGGCATGGCCAAGGCGATGATCGATGGGCAGTTGCCGGCCAAGTGTGAGCAAGGCGACAGTTGA
- a CDS encoding AraC family transcriptional regulator gives MPRTSKVTDPSYELMDDHEGASLIYRQHGFPSPLVRWHFHKEYELHLIVASAGKVFIGDYIGNFAPDTLFLTGPNLPHNWISQVGPDEVVAKRDMLVNFTDEVLEGGSQVFSELTQLAPLLARARYGIEFRDPALIRDSRHLLQRIADSCGMTRLGYFFILMEQLAACEDYQLLSTVTSSQLADEHNVERINRAVDYIFQHYAQDLSQNEVAEHLGMTPTYFSRFFKQAAGRGFVEFVNRLRVSKSCELLAKGELPVTEVCFESGFSNLSNFNRRFLQLKGMTPSDYRSLVTQRLTEQNRA, from the coding sequence ATGCCCAGAACCAGCAAAGTCACCGACCCATCCTACGAGTTGATGGACGACCATGAAGGCGCCTCGCTGATCTACCGTCAGCACGGCTTCCCCAGCCCGCTGGTGCGCTGGCATTTCCACAAGGAATACGAGCTGCACCTGATCGTTGCCAGTGCAGGCAAGGTGTTCATCGGCGACTACATCGGCAACTTCGCCCCCGACACGCTGTTCCTCACCGGCCCCAACCTGCCGCACAACTGGATCAGCCAGGTCGGCCCCGACGAAGTGGTGGCCAAGCGCGACATGCTGGTGAACTTCACCGACGAGGTGCTTGAAGGCGGCAGCCAGGTGTTCTCCGAGCTCACCCAGCTCGCCCCGCTGCTGGCACGAGCGCGCTACGGCATCGAGTTCCGCGACCCGGCGCTGATCCGCGATAGCCGTCACCTGCTGCAACGCATCGCCGATAGCTGCGGCATGACCCGCCTGGGATACTTTTTTATCCTCATGGAACAGCTGGCCGCCTGTGAGGACTACCAACTGCTGTCCACCGTCACCTCCTCGCAACTGGCCGACGAGCACAACGTCGAGCGCATCAACCGGGCGGTGGACTACATCTTCCAGCACTACGCCCAGGACCTGAGCCAGAACGAGGTGGCCGAACACCTGGGGATGACGCCGACCTACTTCTCGCGGTTCTTCAAGCAGGCCGCCGGGCGCGGCTTCGTCGAGTTCGTCAACCGGCTGCGGGTGAGCAAGTCGTGCGAGCTGCTGGCCAAGGGCGAGCTGCCGGTGACCGAGGTGTGCTTCGAGTCGGGGTTCAGCAACCTGTCGAACTTCAACCGGCGCTTCTTGCAGCTCAAGGGCATGACCCCGTCCGACTACCGCAGCCTGGTGACCCAGCGCCTTACCGAGCAGAACCGGGCCTGA
- a CDS encoding ABC transporter substrate-binding protein, with protein MNDSIKACLAAACLSLPLHTQAAETLTIATVNNNDMIRMQRLAKVFEQQHPDIQLKWVVLEENVLRQRLTTDIATQGGQFDVLTIGMYEAALWGAKGWLAPMTDLPADYHLDDVFPSVRNGLSANGTLYALPFYAEASITYYRKDLFEKAGLSMPEQPTWTQLGEFAAKLNHPDQGQYGICLRGKAGWGENMALIGTVANAFGARWFDEQWKPEFSGSEWKNALNFYVTTLKQYGPPGASSNGFNENLALFNSGKCAMWVDASVAGSFVTDKSQSKVADQVGFTFAPKEVTDKGATWLYSWALAIPTSSKAKDAAKTFSTWATSEAYGKLVAEQEGVANVPPGTRASTYSDAYLAAAPFAKVTLESLKRVDPNHPTLKPVPYVGIQLVTIPEFQAIGTQVGKLFSAALTGQMNVDQVLASAQQSTEREMKRAGYPK; from the coding sequence ATGAACGACTCGATCAAGGCCTGCCTGGCCGCCGCCTGCCTCAGCCTGCCGCTGCACACCCAGGCCGCCGAGACCCTGACCATCGCCACGGTCAACAACAACGACATGATCCGCATGCAGCGCCTGGCCAAGGTGTTCGAACAGCAGCACCCGGACATCCAGCTCAAGTGGGTGGTGCTCGAAGAGAACGTGCTGCGCCAGCGCCTGACTACCGACATCGCCACCCAGGGCGGGCAGTTCGACGTGCTGACCATCGGCATGTACGAAGCCGCGCTATGGGGCGCCAAGGGCTGGCTGGCGCCGATGACCGACCTGCCCGCCGACTACCACCTCGACGATGTGTTCCCCTCGGTGCGCAACGGCCTGTCGGCCAACGGCACGCTGTACGCCTTGCCCTTCTACGCCGAAGCCTCGATCACCTACTACCGCAAGGACCTGTTCGAGAAAGCCGGGCTGAGCATGCCCGAGCAACCCACTTGGACCCAGCTCGGCGAGTTCGCCGCCAAACTCAACCACCCCGACCAGGGCCAGTACGGCATCTGCCTGCGCGGCAAGGCCGGCTGGGGCGAGAACATGGCGCTGATCGGCACCGTGGCCAACGCCTTCGGCGCGCGCTGGTTCGATGAGCAATGGAAACCCGAATTCAGTGGCAGCGAGTGGAAGAACGCGCTGAACTTCTATGTGACCACCCTCAAGCAGTACGGCCCGCCCGGCGCCTCCAGCAATGGCTTCAACGAAAACCTCGCGTTGTTCAACAGCGGCAAGTGCGCGATGTGGGTCGACGCCAGCGTCGCCGGCTCGTTCGTCACCGACAAGAGCCAGAGCAAGGTCGCCGACCAGGTCGGCTTCACCTTCGCGCCCAAGGAGGTCACCGACAAGGGCGCCACCTGGCTGTATTCCTGGGCCCTGGCGATTCCCACCAGCTCCAAGGCCAAGGACGCCGCCAAAACCTTCAGCACCTGGGCCACCTCCGAGGCCTACGGCAAGCTGGTGGCCGAGCAGGAAGGCGTGGCCAACGTGCCACCGGGCACCCGCGCCTCGACCTACAGCGACGCGTACCTGGCCGCCGCGCCGTTCGCCAAGGTGACCCTGGAATCGCTCAAGCGCGTCGACCCCAACCACCCCACCCTCAAGCCCGTGCCTTATGTGGGCATCCAGCTGGTGACCATCCCCGAGTTCCAGGCCATCGGTACCCAGGTCGGCAAGCTGTTTTCCGCCGCGCTCACCGGGCAGATGAACGTGGACCAGGTGCTGGCCTCGGCCCAGCAATCCACTGAACGCGAGATGAAGCGCGCCGGCTACCCCAAGTAG
- a CDS encoding carbohydrate ABC transporter permease: MNTSALDTPSLATARPGKRRVGPGWFLVSPSVALLLLWMIVPLGMTLYFSLIRYNLLYPGENQFVGIENFAFFVTDAGFMPGALNTLTLVGSVLAISVVLGVLVAALLEAGEFWGRGVVRVLLISPFFIMPTVSALLWKNLIFHPVSGILAAVWRLFGAQPVDWLAHYPLLSIILIVSWQWLPFAILILMTAMQSLDQEQKEAARLDGAGPLAIFWHLTLPHLARPIAVVVMIETIFLLSVFAEIFTTTSGGPGYESTNLAYLIYNQALLQFDVGMASAGGLIAVLIANIAAIVLVRMIGKNLTARS; the protein is encoded by the coding sequence ATGAACACATCGGCCCTCGACACCCCGAGCCTCGCCACCGCGCGCCCCGGCAAACGCCGCGTCGGCCCCGGCTGGTTCCTGGTCAGCCCTTCGGTGGCGCTGCTGCTGTTGTGGATGATCGTGCCCCTGGGCATGACCCTGTATTTCTCGCTGATCCGCTACAACCTGCTGTACCCCGGCGAAAACCAGTTCGTGGGCATTGAGAACTTCGCCTTCTTCGTCACCGACGCCGGCTTCATGCCCGGCGCCCTCAACACCCTGACCCTGGTCGGCAGCGTGCTGGCGATCAGCGTGGTGCTCGGCGTGCTGGTCGCCGCGCTGCTGGAGGCCGGCGAGTTCTGGGGCCGCGGCGTGGTGCGGGTGCTGCTGATCTCGCCGTTCTTCATCATGCCCACGGTCAGCGCGCTGCTGTGGAAGAACCTGATCTTCCACCCGGTGTCGGGCATCCTCGCCGCCGTGTGGCGCCTGTTCGGCGCGCAGCCGGTGGATTGGCTGGCGCACTACCCGCTGCTGTCGATCATCCTGATCGTGTCGTGGCAGTGGCTGCCGTTCGCCATCCTGATCCTGATGACCGCCATGCAGTCGCTGGACCAGGAACAGAAGGAAGCCGCGCGCCTGGATGGCGCAGGCCCCTTGGCGATCTTCTGGCACCTGACCCTGCCGCACCTGGCCCGGCCGATCGCCGTGGTGGTGATGATCGAGACGATCTTCCTGCTCTCGGTGTTCGCCGAGATCTTCACCACCACCAGCGGCGGCCCCGGATACGAGTCCACCAACCTCGCCTACCTGATCTACAACCAGGCGCTGCTGCAGTTCGACGTCGGCATGGCCTCGGCCGGTGGCCTGATCGCCGTGCTGATCGCCAATATCGCCGCCATCGTGCTGGTCCGCATGATCGGCAAGAACCTCACCGCGCGCAGCTGA
- a CDS encoding carbohydrate ABC transporter permease, which yields MLTLKQTRTLKNALLGLLCWAIALVIFFPIFWMLLTSFKTELDAFATPPQFLFAPTLENYLHINERSDYFAYAWNSVLISFSATLLCMLIAVPAAYSMAFFETRHTKRTLLWMLSTKMLPPVGVLMPIYLLAKQFGLLDSRLALIIVYTLINLPIVVWMVYTYFKDIPVDILEAARLDGAGTWQEIVRVLLPIARGGLASTLLLSLILCWNEAFWSLNLTSSAAAPLTALVASYSSPEGLFWAKLSAVSTLACAPILIFGWISQKQLVRGLSFGAVK from the coding sequence ATGCTGACACTCAAGCAAACCCGCACCCTGAAGAACGCGCTGCTCGGCCTGCTGTGCTGGGCCATCGCCCTGGTGATCTTCTTCCCGATTTTCTGGATGCTGCTGACCAGCTTCAAGACCGAGCTGGACGCCTTCGCCACGCCGCCGCAGTTCCTCTTTGCGCCGACGCTGGAGAACTACCTGCACATCAACGAGCGCAGCGACTACTTCGCCTACGCCTGGAACTCGGTGCTGATCTCGTTCTCGGCGACCCTGCTGTGCATGCTGATCGCGGTGCCTGCGGCCTACTCGATGGCCTTCTTCGAGACCCGCCACACCAAGCGCACGCTGCTGTGGATGCTGTCGACCAAGATGCTGCCGCCGGTGGGCGTGTTGATGCCGATCTACCTGCTGGCCAAGCAGTTCGGCCTGCTCGATTCGCGCCTGGCGCTGATCATCGTCTACACCCTGATCAACCTGCCGATCGTGGTGTGGATGGTGTACACCTACTTCAAGGACATCCCCGTGGACATCCTCGAAGCCGCGCGGCTGGACGGCGCCGGCACCTGGCAGGAGATCGTCCGCGTGCTGCTGCCGATCGCCCGCGGCGGGCTGGCCTCGACCTTGCTGCTGTCGCTGATCCTGTGCTGGAACGAGGCGTTCTGGTCGCTGAACCTGACCTCGTCCGCCGCCGCGCCGCTGACCGCGTTGGTGGCGTCCTATTCGAGCCCTGAGGGGCTGTTCTGGGCCAAGCTCTCGGCCGTCTCGACCCTGGCCTGCGCGCCGATCCTGATATTTGGCTGGATCAGCCAGAAGCAGCTGGTGCGTGGGCTTTCGTTTGGGGCAGTCAAATGA